Proteins co-encoded in one Brassica rapa cultivar Chiifu-401-42 chromosome A02, CAAS_Brap_v3.01, whole genome shotgun sequence genomic window:
- the LOC103855243 gene encoding uncharacterized protein LOC103855243, which translates to MGRISLAVCLVLLVALSNVYETQAQAQAQAQAQGKTFSVLDYLALFPKTGKEFAPYASKGLLDFVGALEGKSPTTVEFKNFFTNLKGYITSCFQPAPPGSVKSDQLFTAISALKGSQTGTSFDSWRLIEALVSMEKLSTEMKTSTSNVMPDPQWDRLSGSMFEWVGRIGLFVKAVSEINGKQIELKQFDIDYTDPTYASLSKQSSVRQSTSPFSLPFYLRNIPKTGKDVEPFAYTGMQTFLLDLETRCLANKDFKEFFVKLNDYMASFKTVSPDTYSIESDNISTQAMHLFLALSPLDGTQVGKSDPWKLVDGLVTMGDALVEIKKSGPGAITFEQSKELTSAMVKWGRAVGEFVKAASAKKGVTMDISFENYASSNASPTKAAAGNGGNVPTGQSAKTKA; encoded by the exons ATGGGAAGAATCTCATTAGCAGTATGTTTAGTGTTACTTGTTGCATTAAGCAATGTATATGAAACACAAGCTCAAGCTCAAGCTCAAGCTCAAGCTCAAGGGAAGACATTCTCCGTACTCGATTATTTGGCTCTCTTTCCCAAAACGGGCAAAGAGTTTGCGCCTTACGCTTCCAAAGGTTTACTAGATTTCGTAGGTGCCTTGGAGGGTAAGTCTCCCACGACCGTAGAGTTCAAGAACTTCTTCACAAATCTGAAAGGTTACATAACGAGTTGCTTTCAACCGGCACCACCCGGATCAGTCAAATCTGACCAGCTCTTCACGGCTATTTCTGCATTGAAGGGTTCCCAAACCGGAACATCA TTTGATTCATGGAGGTTGATAGAGGCCTTGGTTTCAATGGAGAAGCTTTCTACTGAGATGAAGACAAGCACTTCAAATGTAATGCCTGATCCACAATGGGATAGGTTGTCCGGGTCTATGTTCGAATGGGTCGGAAGGATTGGTCTATTTGTGAAGGCGGTCTCCGAGATAAATGGCAAACAAATCGAGCTAAAACAATTTGATATTGATTATACCGACCCTACATATGCATCTCTTTCTAAGCAATCTAGCGTTCGTCAATCAACATCACCGTTCTCGTTACCTTTCTATTTACGAAACATTCCCAAAACGGGCAAAGATGTTGAGCCATTCGCTTACACAGGCATGCAAACCTTCTTACTTGACCTAGAAACTAGGTGTCTTGCAAACAAAGATTTCAAGGAGTTCTTTGTTAAGCTGAATGACTACATGGCCAGCTTCAAGACTGTATCACCTGATACGTATTCAATAGAGAGCGATAATATTTCAACTCAAGCTATGCACCTATTCTTAGCTTTGTCTCCATTGGATGGTACCCAAGTTGGAAAATCA GATCCGTGGAAGCTGGTTGATGGGTTGGTGACAATGGGAGATGCTTTGGTTGAGATAAAGAAGAGTGGTCCGGGTGCGATAACGTTTGAACAAAGTAAGGAACTGACATCGGCCATGGTGAAATGGGGTCGAGCAGTAGGTGAATTCGTGAAGGCAGCTTCTGCTAAGAAAGGAGTAACTATGGATATATCATTTGAAAACTATGCCAGCTCTAATGCTTCTCCTACTAAAGCAGCAGCTGGAAACGGTGGAAATGTCCCCACAGGACAATCAGCAAAGACTAAAGCTTAG
- the LOC103855245 gene encoding NAC domain-containing protein 104 has protein sequence MNLPPGFRFFPTDEELVVHFLHRKASLLPCHPDVIPDLDLYPYDPWDLPGKALQEGRQWYFYSRKTQERVTSNGYWGSVGIDEPIFTSSTHKKVGIKKYLTFYLGDSQTNWVMQEYSLPDSSSRSSKRSNRGSTSSTHKPDYSKWVICRVYEQNCSDEEDDDGAELSCLDEVFLSLDDLDEVSLP, from the exons ATGAATCTACCACCGGGCTTCAGGTTTTTTCCAACGGATGAAGAGCTTGTCGTCCACTTCCTCCACCGCAAAGCTTCACTCTTGCCTTGTCATCCTGACGTCATCCCAGACCTTGATCTTTACCCTTACGATCCTTGGGACCTTCCCG GGAAAGCACTGCAAGAAGGGAGGCAATGGTACTTCTATAGTAGAAAGACCCAAGAAAGAGTGACAAGCAATGGATATTGGGGATCAGTGGGAATAGACGAGCCAATCTTCACAAGCTCCACACACAAGAAAGTGGGCATAAAAAAGTATCTAACGTTCTATCTCGGAGATTCTCAGACTAACTGGGTCATGCAAGAATATTCCCTTCCAGATTCCTCTAGTCGATCTTCTAAGAGATCAAACCGTGGTTCTACTAGTTCTACACATAAACCC GATTATAGCAAGTGGGTGATATGCAGAGTGTATGAACAAAACTGCAgcgatgaagaagatgatgatggggCAGAACTCTCATGTTTGGATGAAGTGTTCTTGTCTTTAGATGATCTCGACGAAGTAAGCTTACCGTAA
- the LOC103855246 gene encoding uncharacterized protein LOC103855246 encodes MDLNESVARFGDTALSLNCLGSTHYNHKLCSDVSNCPDGGCGLVLGLGPTPPSYYYNKVSVSSQELSSGGNSILQLGPPALTMDSFSGLDCSLLTYTDTNASQADEGSTSATRSGGYMSSLRRPSRMQECSTNFGTDAYNESEFSIGAAFSDRTTSSQQRTTNPKKCKFMGCSKGARGASGLCIGHGGGQRCQKSGCNKGAESKTTFCKAHGGGKRCQHLGCTKSAEGKTDYCISHGGGRRCGFPEGCAKAARGKSGLCIKHGGGKRCRVEGCTRSAEGQAGLCISHGGGRRCQASECTKGAQGSTNYCKAHGGGKRCIFAGCTKGAEGSTPLCKAHGGGKRCMFDGGGICPKSVHGGTSFCVAHGGGKRCVVAGCTKSARGRTDCCVKHGGGKRCKCVGCEKSAQGSTDFCKAHGGGKRCSWGGGGCEKFARGKSGLCAAHNSMCMEKGGSKIGLIGPGLFRGLVVSTSSQTTTTTSTTDHSLAGVSVVSDCTDSSEQRQKQMIPMQVLVPPSMKSLSFSNTETNNNRSGRNVFDFMVPEERVHGGGLMSLLNGSLKQTFRYGT; translated from the coding sequence atgGATTTGAACGAGAGTGTAGCTCGTTTTGGTGATACTGCTCTCAGCTTGAACTGCCTTGGAAGCACTCATTACAACCATAAGCTTTGTTCTGATGTTTCCAACTGTCCTGATGGTGGTTGCGGTTTGGTTCTCGGTTTAGGTCCAACACCTCCCTCTTATTACTACAATAAAGTCTCAGTTTCTTCCCAAGAACTCTCATCAGGTGGTAACTCAATTCTCCAGCTCGGTCCTCCTGCACTGACCATGGACAGTTTCAGCGGACTTGATTGTTCCTTGTTGACCTATACAGACACCAATGCCTCCCAAGCTGATGAAGGTTCTACCTCAGCAACGCGGTCAGGTGGCTACATGTCATCCCTTAGAAGACCTTCAAGAATGCAAGAGTGTAGTACTAACTTTGGTACTGATGCTTATAATGAGTCAGAGTTCTCCATAGGAGCTGCTTTCTCTGACAGGACGACATCTTCTCAGCAAAGAACGACCAATCCTAAGAAATGCAAGTTCATGGGATGTAGCAAAGGAGCTAGAGGAGCGTCAGGGCTATGCATTGGCCACGGAGGAGGGCAGAGGTGTCAAAAGTCGGGTTGCAACAAAGGCGCTGAGAGCAAAACAACGTTCTGCAAAGCACACGGTGGAGGAAAGAGATGCCAACACTTGGGGTGCACAAAGAGCGCTGAAGGCAAAACTGATTACTGTATCTCTCATGGAGGTGGGAGACGCTGCGGCTTCCCTGAGGGATGCGCTAAGGCTGCACGTGGCAAGTCAGGGCTATGCATCAAACATGGTGGCGGTAAGAGGTGTAGAGTTGAAGGATGCACGAGAAGTGCCGAGGGGCAAGCTGGTCTTTGTATCTCACACGGTGGTGGGAGACGGTGTCAGGCGTCAGAGTGTACAAAAGGTGCTCAAGGGAGTACTAACTATTGTAAAGCTCATGGCGGTGGGAAGCGTTGTATATTCGCTGGGTGTACTAAAGGAGCTGAAGGGAGTACTCCTCTGTGTAAAGCGCACGGTGGAGGGAAACGTTGTATGTTTGATGGAGGTGGGATATGTCCTAAGAGCGTGCATGGTGGGACGAGTTTCTGTGTGGCTCACGGTGGTGGGAAGAGGTGTGTTGTGGCGGGGTGTACTAAGAGCGCTCGTGGGAGGACTGATTGTTGTGTGAAGCATGGCGGTGGGAAACGGTGTAAGTGTGTTGGGTGTGAGAAGAGTGCGCAAGGGAGTACTGATTTTTGCAAGGCGCATGGTGGTGGGAAACGGTGTTCTTGGGGAGGTGGGGGATGTGAGAAGTTTGCTAGAGGGAAGAGTGGTTTGTGTGCGGCTCATAATAGTATGTGTATGGAGAAAGGTGGAAGCAAGATTGGTTTGATAGGGCCAGGGCTTTTCCGTGGTCTTGTTGTTTCTACTTCTTCTCAAACCACTACTACTACTAGTACTACTGATCATTCTCTGGCGGGAGTTAGTGTGGTTTCTGATTGCACTGACTCCAGTGAGCAAAGACAGAAGCAGATGATACCAATGCAGGTTCTTGTGCCTCCATCAATGAAGTCCTTAAGCTTCTCAAACACTGAAACAAACAATAATAGGAGTGGGAGGAATGTCTTTGACTTTATGGTTCCGGAGGAGAGAGTTCATGGAGGTGGGCTAATGTCTCTGCTTAATGGCAGCTTGAAACAGACTTTCCGTTATGGAACTTGA
- the LOC103855247 gene encoding magnesium transporter MRS2-2-like: protein MAHINGYVVAAGEKKKASQPSWNWVLINATGESKALDVDKYAVMHRVQIHARDLRIIDPNLSYPSTILGRERAIVLNLEHIKAIITSDEVLLRDPSHENVIPIVKELERRLPVGNQAHHGQGDGKESSAAHNDADDGEEDESPFEFRALEVFLEAICSFLAARTTELETAAYPTLDELTSKISSGNLDRVRKLKSATTRLTARVQKVRDELVHLLDDDDDMADLYLSRKLSCACSMASSPNCYLTSPTIGSKISRASVATVRGDENDVEQLEMLLEAYFIQIDSTLNKLTTLREYVQDTDDYISIQMDNRRNELIQLEVVLGSGTVCSAFYSLVAGIFGMNIPYTWNDNHGYMFKWVCIVTGAICVFSLVFIMSYARFKGLMGS, encoded by the exons ATGGCGCATATCAACGGGTACGTGGTTGCCGCTGGGGAGAAGAAGAAGGCGTCTCAACCGTCGTGGAACTGGGTGCTTATAAACGCGACGGGAGAGAGCAAAGCGCTTGACGTCGACAAGTATGCTGTCATGCACCGTGTTCAGATCCACGCGCGTGATCTCCGGATTATTGACCCGAATCTGTCTTACCCTTCCACTATTCTTGGCCGAGAGAGAGCCATTGTGCTCAATTTAGAG CATATCAAGGCGATCATCACTTCCGATGAG GTTTTGCTTCGGGATCCATCACATGAAAATGTTATCCCCATTGTGAAGGAGCTTGAAAGACGCTTACCTGTTGGAAACCAAGCACACCATGGTCAAGGAGATGGGAAAGAGAGCTCAGCTGCCCATAATGACGCTGATGATGGTGAAGAAGATG AATCCCCATTTGAATTCCGTGCACTGGAAGTTTTCTTGGAAGCAATATGTAGCTTCTTAGCTGCAAGGACTACAGAGTTAGAAACAGCTGCTTACCCTACTTTGGATGAGCTTACCTCAAAG ATTAGTAGCGGTAACTTGGATAGAGTTAGGAAGTTGAAGAGTGCCACGACTCGGTTGACAGCTCGAGTTCAAAAG GTAAGAGATGAGCTTGTACATTTGCTGGATGATGACGATGATATGGCTGATCTTTACCTTTCAAGGAAACTCTCTTGTGCTTGCTCAATGGCTAGTAGTCCAAATTGCTATCTTACTTCCCCAACAATAGGCTCTAAGATTTCAAGAGCTAGTGTAGCCACAGTTCGTGGGGATGAAAATGATGTTGAACAACTTGAAATGTTGCTCGAG GCATACTTCATACAAATCGACAGCACTTTGAACAAATTAACAACA CTACGTGAGTATGTCCAAGACACGGATGATTACATTAGCATTCAG ATGGACAATCGTCGTAATGAGCTGATTCAG TTGGAGGTGGTGTTAGGTTCTGGAACCGTTTGCTCAGCATTTTACTCTCTTGTCGCTGGAATTTTCGGGATGAACATTCCATACACGTGGAATGATAACCATGGATACATGTTCAAATGG GTTTGTATCGTGACGGGGGCAATTTGTGTGTTCTCGTTAGTATTCATAATGTCGTACGCTCGGTTCAAAGGGCTTATGGGATCTTGA
- the LOC103855248 gene encoding beta-D-xylosidase 4 — MGSSSPLTRRNRAPSSVLSLFLVFLCFSASSNAQSTPAFACDVAGNSSLSAYGFCNAALKIEARVADLVGRLTLQEKIGFLVNKANGVTRLGIPTYEWWSEALHGVSYIGPGTHFSGQVPGATSFPQVILTAASFNVSLFQAIGKVVSTEARAMYNVGLAGLTYWSPNVNIFRDPRWGRGQETPGEDPLLSSKYASGYVKGLQETESSDANRLKVAACCKHYTAYDVDNWKGIERYTFNAVVNQQDMDDTYQPPFKSCVIDGNVASVMCSYNKVNGIPTCADPDLLSGVIRGEWKLNGYIVSDCDSVDVLYKNQHYTKTPEEAAAISINAGLDLNCGSFLGQHTEAAVKAGLVNETAIDKAISNNFLTLMRLGFFDGDPKKQIYGGLGPKDVCTPANQELAAEAARQGIVLLKNTGSLPLSPTTIKTLAVIGPNANVTKTMIGNYEGTPCKYTTPLQGLAGTVSTTYLPGCSNVACAVADVDAATKLAADADATVLVIGADQSIEAESRDRVDLNLPGKQQDLVTQVAKAAKGPVLLVIMSGGGFDITFAKDDPKITGILWVGYPGEAGGIAIADVIFGRYNPSGRLPMTWYPQSYVEKVPMTNMNMRPDTSNGYPGRTYRFYTGETVYAFGDGISYTKFSHSLVKVPPRVVPLSLEENHVCRSSECQSLDAFGPHCEKKAVGTAFEVHVKVRNGGDREGIHTVFLFTTPPAVHGSPRKHLLGFEKIRLGKREEAVVKFKVDVCKDLSVVDEVGKRKIGLGQHLLHVGDLKHSLSIRI; from the exons ATGGGTTCTTCTTCTCCACTAACAAGGAGAAACAGAGCACCGTCCTCTGTTTTatctttgtttcttgttttccTCTGTTTCTCAGCTTCATCAAACGCTCAATCCACGCCAGCTTTTGCCTGCGACGTCGCCGGAAACTCATCCCTCTCCGCTTATGGATTCTGCAACGCCGCTTTGAAGATCGAAGCCAGAGTCGCTGATCTTGTCGGGAGGCTCACGTTGCAAGAAAAGATCGGGTTCTTAGTGAATAAAGCTAACGGCGTGACACGGCTTGGGATTCCGACGTATGAATGGTGGTCGGAAGCACTTCACGGCGTTTCTTACATCGGACCCGGCACGCATTTTTCCGGCCAAGTTCCCGGCGCTACGAGTTTCCCGCAGGTCATACTCACCGCCGCTTCTTTCAACGTATCTCTGTTTCAAGCCATTGGCaag GTTGTCTCAACGGAAGCAAGGGCAATGTACAATGTTGGGTTAGCCGGACTAACGTATTGGTCACCGAATGTTAACATATTCCGAGATCCGAGATGGGGAAGAGGACAAGAGACTCCTGGAGAGGATCCATTGCTTTCTAGCAAGTATGCTTCAGGATACGTTAAGGGTCTTCAAGAGACCGAAAGCAGCGATGCTAACCGCCTCAAAGTCGCCGCATGCTGCAAACACTACACCGCTTACGACGTTGATAATTGGAAAGGCATAGAACGTTACACTTTCAACGCCGTG GTGAATCAGCAAGATATGGATGATACATATCAACCACCGTTCAAGAGTTGTGTGATTGATGGGAATGTGGCGAGTGTTATGTGTTCTTACAATAAAGTTAACGGTATACCAACATGCGCTGATCCTGATCTCCTTTCCGGTGTTATCCGTGGCGAATGGAAGTTAAACGG gTACATTGTCTCGGATTGTGATTCAGTAGATGTGTTGTATAAGAACCAACACTATACCAAGACTCCAGAGGAAGCTGCAGCTATATCTATCAACGCAGGTTTGGACTTGAACTGTGGTTCGTTCCTGGGTCAGCACACAGAGGCCGCGGTTAAAGCGGGTTTGGTCAACGAGACAGCTATCGACAAAGCGATTTCGAACAACTTCTTGACCCTTATGCGGTTAGGATTCTTCGATGGCGATCCAAAGAAGCAAATCTACGGCGGGCTCGGTCCTAAAGACGTTTGCACGCCTGCGAATCAAGAGCTAGCCGCAGAAGCAGCGAGACAAGGCATTGTCCTACTAAAAAACACTGGATCCTTACCGCTTTCTCCTACAACGATTAAAACACTAGCCGTGATCGGACCGAACGCGAATGTCACTAAAACAATGATCGGAAACTACGAAGGCACGCCGTGCAAATACACAACACCGCTCCAGGGATTAGCTGGAACGGTGTCTACCACGTATCTACCAGGATGCTCCAATGTAGCTTGCGCCGTAGCGGATGTAGATGCTGCCACGAAGCTAGCAGCAGATGCTGACGCGACGGTTCTTGTTATAGGAGCAGATCAGTCTATAGAGGCAGAGAGTCGCGATAGAGTCGATCTGAACCTTCCCGGGAAACAACAAGACCTAGTGACCCAAGTGGCTAAAGCAGCTAAGGGACCTGTCTTGCTAGTTATCATGTCCGGTGGAGGTTTTGATATTACCTTCGCCAAGGATGATCCGAAGATCACCGGAATATTATGGGTTGGTTATCCTGGAGAAGCTGGCGGCATAGCCATCGCTGACGTCATCTTTGGCCGTTATAATCCAA gtgGAAGATTACCGATGACGTGGTATCCACAATCCTACGTGGAGAAAGTACCGATGACGAACATGAACATGAGACCCGACACATCAAACGGGTATCCGGGTCGGACGTACCGGTTCTACACCGGAGAAACGGTTTACGCCTTCGGAGACGGGATCAGCTACACCAAGTTCAGCCACAGCTTAGTCAAAGTTCCTCCACGCGTCGTTCCTCTCAGTCTCGAAGAGAATCACGTTTGCCGATCGTCGGAATGTCAGTCGCTGGATGCGTTCGGACCACACTGCGAGAAGAAGGCTGTCGGAACGGCGTTTGAGGTTCATGTTAAGGTACGGAACGGGGGAGACAGAGAAGGGATCCACACGGTGTTTTTGTTCACGACGCCGCCGGCGGTTCACGGGTCGCCGAGGAAGCATCTTTTGGGGTTTGAGAAGATTCGGTTGGGGAAGAGGGAAGAAGCTGTGGTTAAGTTTAAGGTTGATGTGTGTAAAGATCTTAGCGTTGTTGATGAAGTGGGGAAGAGGAAGATTGGTTTGGGTCAGCATCTTCTACATGTAGGCGACTTGAAACATTCTTTGAGCATTAGGATCTGA
- the LOC103855249 gene encoding putative nuclease HARBI1 produces MNKELFLRIVNRLSTEVEYFQPGVDATGRSSLTPLQKCTAAIRQLAYGGASDTVDEYVRIGETTARRCLHNFAAGIIDLFGEEYLRRPTPEDLQRLLYSGEQRGFPGMIGSIDCMHWEWKNCPTAWKGMYSRGTGKPTIVLEAVASYDLWIWHAFFGAPGTMNDLNILDRSPVFDDIINGIAPQVNFYVNGNPYHYAYYLTDGIYPKWATFIQSIRLPQTQKHSLFAQTQEAVRKDVERAFGVLQARFAVVRNPSNIWDKEKIGNIMRACIILHNMIVEDERSSRRDENVDEFEEGDVETFSVNMPSTVGSTLERRTSVRNRQVHQHLKNDLIENIWTKFGNP; encoded by the coding sequence ATGAACAAGGAATTATTCTTGCGTATTGTGAATCGTCTCTCTACAGAAGTCGAGTATTTTCAACCCGGAGTAGATGCTACCGGACGATCGAGTCTAACTCCGCTCCAAAAATGTACCGCAGCAATTCGTCAATTGGCGTACGGTGGTGCTTCTGACACAGTTGACGAATATGTCCGAATTGGGGAAACAACGGCAAGAAGGTGTTTGCACAATTTTGCCGCGGGAATAATCGACTTGTTTGGCGAAGAATACCTAAGACGTCCCACACCGGAGGATCTGCAAAGACTACTTTATAGTGGAGAACAACGTGGGTTTCCAGGCATGATtggaagcatcgactgtatgcattgggagtggaagaattgtcccacGGCTTGGAAAGGAATGTATTCACGAGGAACCGGAAAACCAACGATTGTCTTGGAGGCGGTAGCTTCATATGAcctctggatatggcacgcGTTTTTTGGAGCTCCAGGTACTATGAACGATCTTAATATTCTCGATCGATCACccgtttttgatgacattattaACGGAATTGCGCCACAAGTTAACTTCTATGTTAATGGTAATCCATACCATTATGCATATTATCTCACCGATGGTATTTATCCGAAATGGGCTACATTTATTCAATCTATCCGACTACCACAAACTCAGAAGCATTCATTATTTGCTCAAACCCAAGAAGCTGTGCGAAAAGATGTTGAGCGTGCCTTCGGAGTCCTACAAGCTAGGTTTGCCGTTGTTAGAAATCCATCTAATATATGGGATAAAGAAAAAATAGGAaatattatgagagcatgtatcatactccataatatgattgtcgaaGATGAACGATCATCAAGAAGGGATGAGAACGTTGATGAATTTGAAGAAGGAGATGTGGAAACATTTTCCGTCAATATGCCTTCAACTGTCGGGAGTACACTTGAACGTCGAACGAGCGTTCGGAATAGACAAGTCCATcaacatttaaaaaatgatttgattgaaaatatatgGACTAAATTTGGAAATCCTTGa
- the LOC117132026 gene encoding glutathione S-transferase T3-like codes for MDPSNVPSQSASYVGLLHSQQGSVYHENFPYGSFHSSVNFAESDTFPAFSSQQPEDAPVHAEAARPVRRKWTPADDEVLISGWLNTSKDSIVANEQRSGAFWIRVAKYYADSVHGREDGVREHGCCKKRWHRINDDVNKFCGAYSAAQRQISSGESDTDVLKKAHEIFFSDQEHKFALEHLCSSGFVK; via the coding sequence CACTCCCAACAAGGAAGCGTTTATCATGAAAACTTCCCTTATGGAAGTTTTCATTCTAGTGTCAACTTTGCAGAATCCGATACATTTCCGGCTTTCAGTTCTCAGCAACCTGAAGATGCACCAGTACACGCAGAAGCTGCCCGTCCTGTAAGACGCAAGTGGACCCCTGCAGATGACGAGGTGCTGATCAGTGGGTGGCTCAACACTTCGAAGGATTCAATTGTTGCAAACGAGCAGAGGTCGGGGGCCTTCTGGATACGGGTTGCTAAGTATTATGCAGACAGTGTTCATGGAAGAGAGGATGGTGTGAGAGAGCACGGTTGTTGCAAGAAGAGGTGGCACAGAATCAATGATGATGTTAACAAGTTCTGTGGCGCATACTCGGCAGCCCAGCGCCAAATTAGCAGTGGTGAGTCTGACACAGACGTTCTGAAGAAAGCGCATGAAATTTTCTTCTCTGATCAAGAGCACAAGTTTGCACTTGAACATCTATGTAGTTCCGGTTTCGTTAAATGA